A DNA window from Chryseobacterium sp. MEBOG06 contains the following coding sequences:
- a CDS encoding PLP-dependent aminotransferase family protein, with protein sequence MLRPWKLELEIDKNLDKAVYLQIADSIITDIRSGRLKAGDALPGSRNMAATLKINRNTVVEAYQVLINEEWVISKERKGIFISDKLHVLKEKRKEKPPDFSDRGVQQHGAIINFDDGHPDSKIAPVNELARAYRQIFSIKAKWQMMGYGNEHGETEFRKMISKMLNHQRGMQIDENEISITRGSQMAMFLTAQSLLAPDDYIIVEDPGYKPAWQAFEYAGAQLVPAPVDKEGICIESVEKLLNQNKNIKAIYITPHRQYPTTVTLSLARRLRLVELSNQYNITIIEDDYDNEFHFGYRPILPLSSFPELNNYVYIGTLSKVVAPALRIGYLATKDQKLLEKIGNLRKIIDVHGDVIMEHAVLQLIKEGAVKKHIKKATIHYKNKRDFVYELLTQYMKEVADFVLPEGGLAFWIVPKAKLDWDTVTALLLEKNIKIIHPKQYSHHPVNGFRLSYGALPEEQLEQSIKTISMVFTKLSK encoded by the coding sequence ATGCTTCGACCTTGGAAATTAGAATTGGAAATAGATAAAAATCTTGACAAAGCAGTTTATTTGCAGATTGCTGACAGTATTATAACAGATATACGCTCTGGCCGGCTAAAAGCAGGTGATGCACTTCCCGGCAGCCGAAATATGGCAGCAACACTAAAAATCAATAGAAATACGGTTGTGGAAGCATATCAGGTACTGATCAATGAAGAATGGGTGATTTCTAAGGAACGGAAAGGAATTTTTATCTCTGACAAGCTCCATGTTTTAAAGGAAAAAAGGAAAGAAAAACCCCCTGATTTCTCAGACCGGGGAGTCCAGCAACATGGAGCCATAATTAATTTTGATGATGGGCATCCGGACAGTAAAATTGCACCTGTAAACGAACTTGCCAGAGCTTACAGACAGATTTTCAGTATAAAAGCAAAGTGGCAGATGATGGGATATGGAAATGAACATGGAGAAACGGAATTCCGGAAAATGATTTCCAAAATGCTCAACCATCAAAGGGGAATGCAAATTGATGAAAATGAAATTTCTATCACCAGAGGAAGCCAGATGGCTATGTTTCTTACTGCTCAGAGTTTATTAGCCCCTGATGATTACATTATTGTAGAAGATCCCGGCTATAAACCGGCATGGCAGGCTTTCGAATATGCGGGGGCCCAACTTGTGCCTGCACCTGTAGATAAAGAAGGGATTTGTATTGAATCTGTCGAAAAACTTTTGAACCAAAATAAAAATATAAAAGCAATTTATATTACTCCCCACAGACAGTATCCTACAACAGTCACTCTCAGTTTGGCACGAAGACTTAGGCTGGTAGAGCTATCCAATCAGTATAATATCACCATTATTGAAGATGATTATGATAATGAATTTCATTTCGGATATCGTCCCATTCTTCCTCTCTCAAGTTTTCCTGAGCTGAATAATTATGTTTATATTGGGACGTTAAGTAAAGTGGTAGCACCTGCTTTAAGAATTGGCTATCTTGCGACCAAAGATCAAAAATTATTAGAAAAAATAGGAAATCTGAGAAAGATTATTGATGTACATGGGGACGTAATTATGGAGCATGCCGTTCTTCAGCTCATCAAGGAGGGGGCGGTAAAAAAACATATTAAAAAAGCAACCATTCACTACAAAAATAAGAGAGACTTTGTCTATGAGCTTTTAACCCAATATATGAAAGAAGTTGCTGATTTTGTATTACCCGAAGGAGGCCTTGCTTTTTGGATCGTACCAAAAGCAAAACTCGATTGGGATACAGTTACCGCATTATTACTGGAAAAAAATATTAAAATCATTCATCCTAAGCAATATAGCCATCATCCCGTTAATGGTTTCAGATTAAGCTACGGAGCACTTCCGGAAGAGCAGCTGGAACAAAGTATTAAAACTATTTCCATGGTCTTTACAAAGTTATCAAAATAG
- a CDS encoding cupin domain-containing protein: protein MDKKDFSSKDFHETFARPKYVKPSHLIHKNVENAGEHNQFSTERKHPVFFVDLPSKNVSMTIGGLLPGQQTNRHRHTYETVLYVIEGKGWTEVEDERVYWEAGDAVYIPSWAWHRHQNLSDTESAKYLACENAPQLQNLGVALREEEGRDL, encoded by the coding sequence ATGGACAAAAAAGATTTCAGTTCAAAAGATTTTCACGAAACATTTGCAAGACCAAAGTATGTAAAGCCAAGTCACTTAATCCATAAGAATGTAGAGAATGCAGGGGAGCATAATCAGTTTTCTACAGAAAGAAAGCATCCTGTCTTCTTTGTGGATCTTCCGAGTAAAAATGTAAGCATGACGATTGGCGGATTGCTTCCGGGACAGCAAACCAACAGACACCGTCATACGTATGAGACGGTACTTTATGTGATTGAAGGAAAAGGATGGACAGAAGTAGAAGATGAAAGAGTATACTGGGAAGCGGGTGATGCAGTTTATATTCCTTCATGGGCATGGCACAGGCACCAAAACCTCAGCGATACAGAATCAGCCAAATATCTGGCATGTGAAAACGCACCCCAGCTGCAGAATCTTGGCGTAGCCTTAAGAGAAGAAGAAGGGAGAGACCTGTAA